GGCAGGAGCTGCAATGTTTTCTATTGCACCACTGTCTATGTCCTTTAAGAACTCAGTGTACGAATGTACAGCCTCTTCCTCTAGATAACCCACAACCCTGTGAGCCATTTTCGGGGACAGCAAGTAGATTACGAAGAATCCGTTGAAGAAGACGCCCTGAACAGTGAGGACCAGCAGCCGCTCGTACCACTTGGGCTTCACGAGCTCCACCATCGTCATCAGGTGCATCCTCTCATTCTCAGCTTCTTCGAGCAATGCTTTGATCCACCCCCCACTCTGCTGGAACTTGCGAAGGGACCTAAGATGCAGCAGCATTCCTCCCACCATACCAGGAACAGCAGCCACGGTTTCCAGCATCATTGCACGGCACCCATACCGCCTCTGCAAACGCCATGCCATGTATCAGCTAAACCAAATATGAGCCTGATTCCCCGGCTTCATAcatcttcaaatttatttcatagaCTATATTAACTCTAGTGGGAAAAAGAGCAGCAACCATTCAAACTTCATATATCCGTACCAGCAGAGAAATGTGTCCAATACTAGCATGAATCAATGAACATGTAAATTTGTGCTTCCCATCAAATTCTAGAATCCAAATCAAACATGTATTTAATAGTAACACCAAACCAGACTGACTAGGATTTCTCCAAATCTTACTTAAGTTTTCTTGACTCAAGTTTAGAAGATTGATAGAATAGAAGCATAAAAGTAAGCATATACTTGGAGTAAATGCACAGCCTTCCTCCAATACAAAAAGCATAAAGCATACATAACAGTTTCACTTCATGGACCAATCAAATTGGCATATCACTATACTGAAACAACATTAAGAACTCTACAAAGTCAATTCAATAAACAGAACATTTCCTATCGTTCAAAAGTGAACATTATGATTCATGAGCTTTGATGCAaataagagatgaaattgTAGCAACTGGATATGTACAATTATTTTCTCGACTGTCTAAACTTTTCTTGCTGTCTTCATCTCCTAAGGCAAACACAAGCACAAATATTATAACGCAGACACATTTCAAGAACAGAGCATTTGGAGGAGAACATCAACATGTGTGGGTAGAGCAAGAGGATGCATAAAGAAGACAACAAACCTTGAAAAACACATCCGTAGGGATTCTGAGAAGTTTCACAGTCCTAAATGCTAATTTGTCGATGAATGTCTTTGGGACGTGGTGCTTGTGGAGATCAATTGATACGTCTGCCGCATAAGTTTCCCATGGCTGCATGATTGGAACGATTTCAGAAACCCAAACAACACTGTGCAATCCGCAATAAGATCTAAAACACTACAATATGACTGAGTTATTGAACCACTAAGTTATTGTGATTGCTTGAAGTTCTGAGATTACAGAGATATCTATCATCAAAAAGTCCAGATGATGCACCATCAACTCGGATCATAGTGATTCAATGTGAGATTACAGatacggagtactatatttattcaGCAATTTGAGATCATAGGTGAGATATTTTCCCTGATTCTACCAGCAATTTGAATCATAGATGAGATATTTTCCCTAATTCTACCAGCAATTTGAATCATAGATGAGATATTTTCCCTAATTCTACCAGCAATTTGAATCATAGGTGAGATATTTTTCTTTCCCCCCAAACAATAGACAACAAACATTGCAATTCTCGGAAAACATGTAAACAGATGCATCAATTACGATGATTTAAACTTATTCATAGATAATCATAAACCCTGTAGCTCCAACCCCATCGATAAACCATCAGGTTATAGCTCCAAACAACGATCACTAGAATTTCACCAAAATCGAGACGGTAAAACAAGTAAAGAGGTTCATCAATTACGGTCATCAAAATTCCTCCGACGAATAAATCACAACCTAAAACACAATTCAACCGAAATACTGAAATGCGATCGTATTAATTACCATGAAGCAGTTCCACGGCCACTCCGTGCCATCCTCCCTCGTGACTTTAGGTCTGGAAATCCCCCAATAGCTCGAAACCACCTCACCACCTTTCTCCGGCGGCAACTCGCTGCTCTTCGCAGCCTTCGCCGCTGATGGCGGTGGCGACGACGTAGGCTCCGCCCCCGAACTCATCATCCGTTGCAACGCCGCGGTAAAACCTTCAACCTGaacgccgggcgccggcgggaACACACGCGTCCTCAACGCCGTCGCGGCGTAGCAGCGGGGGGTAGCGCCGGCGACAGCGCGGCGCATCGCTGATCTGGCGATGAAGTGGTTCATTTATTCGCCGGTGATACGCACGAACAGTGTTGCCTCAAATGATTTAGTTTTAcagattaattaatgtttgcGTAAGCAATAATGCAACGGTGGGGGATAGTGGCGGGTTTGTATATTATAGGGAAAAGCAGAATAACGTGATTCGGTGAAGTAGGTGATCGCCGCCACCATTGTGATTACGTGGCGTGAGCTGAGTGGGTGGTGTATGTGTTCGAGACGTATGGGATTATTCAAAGATGGGTAAATATTGCAGTGATCCGATAATTTGGGAACTAGTAGGTCTTTCTTTAGTAAgtatttcttcttcaacaagaaTAATGGAAGAAGTAAATGGTGTGAGCGGTTGCAGGGGACGCACCATGTAACCAACCTATTGTGTAGTCAAACGTGGCAGAACTTTCTTTACGTATATCAATACTTAtaagtaatattatttttgagcCCTAATActttcatcaaatttattaCTGATATTCCCAGTTTTTACATTTGTACATGaacacataaaaataatcctatttttaatattttgtgcaAGAACATTTGATTTAACAGTGATTCACTTTTGTAATTCTATTAACGTTAAAATTGCTTTTATCTACAATTATTGTATGTTGATCAATGAGGATCATCCCCCGCATCTCCTACTTCATACACAAACATGAATTATAAACTCTACCATCAATTATGTGTGTAGTAGGAGATGTAGCAGGTGATCTCCCTTAATTGCTGATATTTGAATATGGATAAGAAGAAGTTATTTTTGTAGCATTTTGGAACGATGTACTAACTTTTAGGTGTaatatactttatcttttttttgtttgcacACCGGTGTACCGAATTTACCTTCGGCGAAATCTGACTAATCATCTCGACCGGATTTGCAGATTAAGGCCAAAATCTTTAAATTACTATACTTTTACCTTTTAGTTTAATGCTATATAACATTGCACAATATTcttgttttaataatttaatagttatttaaagaaattaatagttttgttaattttattatttgaataatcaTATACAATCtcttttgacatttttaaattCCATATCATAACCGTAATTGCAAAGACAGCAGCGAGACTTAAGGCTCTGTttgtttgatcaaattaaatgatttatgAGATTATAATTTTCCAGATTATGATTCTTGAgatttacataatttatgattatatgattactatgtttgaaaatatattaggATTTTAAGTTCGATTGAGATAGaccttttgattttattattttccgAGTTGCAgactaaaataagaaacatgATTGGGGGGTTTACTAGTCAGCGACTAGTGAATTAGCAAACATGATTCACAACATATTACTATTGCtaaaaagttacaaaaaaaatggagcctaaaaatatttcatcaaGCAAAGTACTATTATGTATTATGTACTGTATCTCAACAACATATGATAAGACTTAGTCTTCATCGATTGGTTTGACACAGTCAAACTGTATGCAagattgaaattattttctagAGTCTCTTTTGTCCACATATTGATAATGTTGTCTTCTTACAACTCAATATTTGACTCACATATCAATATTACATTATCTTGTTATTTATAATCACGCACTAACATGGCTAAGAACTAGACATAACTCATAATCTAATACTAGTAacttcatcttttttcttaaaatggtgtttaattagttaagtggaaaaaaaatgagagaaaatatacaATAGAAGATGAAAGTGTtgatttatagtaaaaaaaaaaagatttatcttggtcatttcaaaaaaagaatacaTACTACTATAACTTTACTTAACAAGAAACTGAGGGAGGTATTGATTGGATAAGTCTATCCCATGGAAAAAAATACGAATTCAAATATGATATTGTTTGTAATTAGTAAAAGAGAGATTCCAAAACATATAACTCAAACAATTGCTTTGGATCCTTTCTACGTTTCTGATTTTGTATTCCCCTCACCTAATTGCCTCCACTGGAATGACCTtgattaaacttttaataatCGCGATTAAGCGTTAAAGAGccatttctatatataatcttttattatcAAAAGATGGATGGAGGTGGGGCCATGTGTGATCGGCTGACCTAATAGTCATTCCACGACTACGAGTACTTGAAAATTATAcaagtatattaaattaaattttattatcaaatgTTCGTTAATCCCATAAGTTCTATTTTGGGaatttaattgatatatatattagcAGTGCGAAATGAAtacatttcataatttcaacttattaataatgaaacaaaCATATAGATACAAAAGCATATAGAGTTGAACATTTGTAGGATACCAACAACATTGTTACAAAGCTAAGCTTTTACCATTGTTTATAACTTAAAGAATACTAGTTGAACATTTGTAGGATAGCCACAATATTGACCGATAAAAATAACTCAGACTTCTTACCAACCCCCAATTCTAGATTTATATAATCACtagatatttaataaaaaatgagaaataaaaataaaaattatatcttgTGTTTTGATATTATCAAGAGAGTTTATTACTGTAGTTTAATGagattttgtcaatttttatttcacaagaaaaaacaattaagACAATAAATATCTGTATTTAGACACGTGTCGGAAGTCCATAGGCTACCACAAGTGTCGTTGACTTTGTTTTAGCTTACCTTCGTAGAGTAAACGATTCCATTGTAATCTGATTcattcattctctctcaataATTCAGCAGAGATATTGTGGAGATTTTATATTAGATTATCCATCCATAGATTATGAGCTGACTGGGGAGTTGTTGTGCTCTGCGATCTAGGGATTGATGGCTGAGAGCGGATCGTATAATCTAGGGTTCCGTTTGGGTACCCTTCTAATTTATCTAGTTCCCCCTTTTCAGTTCCCGAATTTGCTGAATTAATGTTAGTTAGTGGCATAGAAATTAGATTTGGTTTGAAGCTTGAATTTACGATGTTGCGATAGAGTACTTATGGAGGGGGGAGGTACCAATTAGGCTGCGATGGGCATTTCTTCTGTTTTATCTCAATTACTTGTTAATCTAGcggatttaattttgtttgatcgATCTCCAGTGCAAATATTGTAGATTTTGATTGGTTCTGTGAGAGGTGTAGCTCTTCCGCAGCTAGTGCATcatttttcaccatttttgCTTGGGTCTTTGATTTGTATCGCCCAACCTATGATGTACTATGATGCAGCAATCGAGAAGTGTTTTAGGATCTACAACTTGCtattaatgtttaatttctGAAAAAGTTGAATTTGCTTGTTACTAGCTGGTTATTCCATATGTAAAACTAGATTCTCGTGactttagtttatttatgagaatttcaaaatttaggtAGTGTAATCAATCCTTTAGTTTAATCCA
The genomic region above belongs to Salvia hispanica cultivar TCC Black 2014 chromosome 3, UniMelb_Shisp_WGS_1.0, whole genome shotgun sequence and contains:
- the LOC125213700 gene encoding ubiquinol oxidase, mitochondrial-like, whose product is MNHFIARSAMRRAVAGATPRCYAATALRTRVFPPAPGVQVEGFTAALQRMMSSGAEPTSSPPPSAAKAAKSSELPPEKGGEVVSSYWGISRPKVTREDGTEWPWNCFMPWETYAADVSIDLHKHHVPKTFIDKLAFRTVKLLRIPTDVFFKRRYGCRAMMLETVAAVPGMVGGMLLHLRSLRKFQQSGGWIKALLEEAENERMHLMTMVELVKPKWYERLLVLTVQGVFFNGFFVIYLLSPKMAHRVVGYLEEEAVHSYTEFLKDIDSGAIENIAAPAIAIDYWRLPKTATLKDVITVIRADEAHHRDVNHFASDIHYQGKELREAPAPVGYH